AGCAGCCGCAGGGTCTCGTCGGTGACGAGGTGCTTGGAGTAGTCGATGTACAGGTCACCGACCTGGAGCGTGTACCCGCAGCCGCGGGTGGGGTCGGCGGCGAACAGCTCCCGCAGCCGCAGCTCGCCGAGCTGCTCGCGGTGCTTGACCAGAGCGGTCCACTCGGGCGTCCGGTCGAGCCTCGTACGGCCGTCTGCGTTCATCTGGGAGATCCAGCCTTCCTCCGTGCCTGGGCGCTGCCCGCGCCTGCCCCGCTGCCGGTCCCAACCTAATGGATCAGCGGTGGCCCGGAGCCGCCGTGCCGCCGACGCCGGGGCACGGCGACGCCGCACGTGTGCGGCCGTCGCACCCGGCGGTCCGCCTGGCGGCCACGAGGGCCCGGTGCGCGGCCCGGAGTACGGCTCCGGCCAGGCACCTCTCAGGTACCCGGCCGGTGGTCTGCTCTCAGATCTCGCCCCGGAGTTTGGCGAGCGCCTCGGCGAGGATCGCCTCGCCGTCCGCGTCGCTGCGCCGCTCCCGGACGTACGCGAGGTGCGTCTTGTAGGGCTCGGTGCGCGGCGGGTCCGGCGGGTTGTCCCGGTCCTGTCCGGCCGGGAAGCCGCAGCGCGGGCAGTCCCAGGTGTCGGGGACCTGCGCGTCGCTGGCGAAGCTCGGCTGCGTCTCGTGCCCGTTGGAGCACCAGAAGGAGATGCGCAGACGCGGCGCGGACTCGCCGCGTTCGGCCTCACCCATCGGCCCCGCCCCGACCCGGCTTCCTCGGATCGCGTTGCCACTTGCCACGGTCGTAACTCCCTGCGTGATGGTGCCGCGAAGCGCGTCGGCGTTTCGCTTCGCTGCGAGCGCCCCAGTCTACGTAAGGCCCAACGCGCGTCCAGTGATTGGAGTTACAGACCCCTCACTCAGACGCAAGCCCCATGATAGGCCGCGCTCCGGGGCGCGCGCCGGACATGGGGCGTCACGTGTGCGATCGTGCCGGCCGGCGGGGTGCCGGCCGGGCGCCGTGCCGTTCAGCCGACCTTCACCAGGAGGCCGAGCACGACGATGCACGCGAACCACAGCAGACCGACCACGACGGTGATGCGGTCGAGGTTGCGCTCGGCGACCGAGGAGCCGCCGACGGAGGACTGCATGCCGCCACCGAACATGTCGGAGAGGCCGCCGCCCTTCCCCTTGTGCATCAGCACCAGCAGCATCAGCAGCAGGCTGAAGACGATCAGGGCGATCGAGAACCCCATAACCACGGCTGGACCAACTTCCTCGGCTTCGGATGGACGACGGGGGCCGACAGACACTGCCGGCCCCCGCAAGAGTACGACGTTACGCCGCTACCGCATACTCACCGGCCGGCTCACTGGTCGCGGAAGCGCACGATCCTGACGAACTCGTCCGCGTCCAGCGAGGCGCCGCCGACCAGCGCGCCGTCGATGTCGGCCTGCGCCATGATCTCGGCGACGTTGCCGGCCTTGACGGAGCCGCCGTACTGGATGCGGACCTTGTCGGCCGCCTCCTGCGAGTACAGCTCGGCGATCCTGCCGCGGATGGCGGCGCAGACCTCCTGGGCGTCCTCGGCGCCGCAGACCTTGCCGGTGCCGATGGCCCACACGGGCTCGTAGGCGATCACGATCGTCTCGGCCTGCTCGGCCGGGACGTCCTTCAGGCCGCCCTCGACCTGGGCGAGGGTGTGGGCGACGTGGTTGCCCGCCTCACGGACCTCCAGCTCCTCGCCGACGCACAGGATCGGGGTCAGCCCGTGCTTGTAGGCGGCCTTGACCTTGGCGTTGACGATCTCGTCGGTCTCGGCGTGGTACTGCCGGCGCTCGGAGTGGCCGACCGCCACGTACGTGCACTTCAGCTTGGCCAGCATCGAGCCGGAGATCTCGCCGGTGTAGGCGCCGGAGTCGTGCGCCGAGATGTCCTGGGCACCGTACTTGATCTTGAGCTTGTCGCCGTCGACCAGGGTCTGCACGGAGCGCAGGTCGGTGAAGGGCGGCAGGACGGCGACCTCGACGGCCTCGTAGTCCTTGTCCGCGAGGGCGAAGGCGAGCTTCTGGACGTGGGCGATGGCCTCCAGGTGGTTGAGGTTCATCTTCCAGTTGCCCGCCATCAGCGGCGTGCGCGTGCTCATAAGGGGTCAGTCCTCCAGTGCGGCGAGGCCGGGGAGCGTCTTGCCCTCGAGGTATTCGAGGGAGGCGCCGCCACCGGTCGAGATGTGATCGAACTTTCCGCCGGAAGAGGCCTTCTCGTCGAAGCCCAGCGTGCGGACGGCCGCGGCGGAGTCGCCGCCGCCGACCACGGTGAAGCCGGGGGAGTCGATGAGGGCCTGGGCGACCGCCTTGGTGCCCTCGGCGTAGTCGGGGTGCTCGAAGACGCCCATCGGACCGTTCCAGAAGACGGTGGCCGCGTCGGCGAGCTTCGAGGCGTACAGCTTGCGGGTCTCGGGACCGATGTCCAGACCCTCCTGGTCGGCGGGGATGGCGTCCGCGGCGACGGTGGTGAAGTGGGTGGGGGCCTTGGCCTTCAGGTCCGGGAACTCGGGCGAGACCAGGACGTCCACCGGCAGGACCAGCTCGACGCCGTTCTTCTCGGCGCGCTCCAGGTACTCCTTGACGGCCGGGATCTGGTCCTCCTGCAGGAGGGAGATGCCGACCTCGTGGCCCTTGGCCTTGAGGAAGGTGTAGGCCATGCCGCCGCCGATGAGGAGGCGGTCGGCCTTGCCCAGGAGCTGGTCGATGACGGCGAGCTTGTCGGAGACCTTGGCGCCGCCGAGGGCGACGACGTACGGGCGCTTGACGTCCTCGGTGAGCTTCTTCAGGACGCCGACCTCGGTGGCGATGAGGTAGCCGGCGTAGTGGGGGAGCTTCTTCGGCAGGTCGAAGACCGAGGCGTGCTTGCGGTGCACGGCGCCGAAGCCGTCGCCCACGTAGACGTCGGCGAGGGCGGCGAGCTGCCCGGCGAAGGCGTCCCGCTCGGCGTCGTCCTTGCTGGTCTCGCCCGCGTTGAAGCGCAGGTTCTCGATGACGGCGACCTGGCCGTCGGCGAGGCCGGCGACGGTGGACGTGGCGGACTCGCCGACGGTGTCGGTGGCGAACGTGACGTCGGCGCCGAGGAGTTCACCGAGCCGGGCGGCGGCCGGGGCCAGCGAGAAGGCCGGGTCCGGGGCGCCCTTGGGCCGGCCGAGGTGGGAGGCGACGACCACGCGGGCGCCGGCCTCGGCGAGGGCCTTGACGGTGGGCAGCACGGCGCGGATGCGGCCGTCGTCGGTGATGGTGGTGCCGTCCAGCGGCACGTTGAGGTCGGCGCGGACGAAGACCCGCTTGCCCGCGACCCCGTCGGCGAGGAGTTCGTCGATCGTCTTCATTTCAGGGGGCTCCTGAGGAGGCTCGTTCTGGCTCGTGACCGGATGGCTCGTGACCGGCTGCTCGTGCCGGTGACCGGGCCCGATCCTAGAGAGGCGGGCCGGTCGTGACGTGAGTCAGGGCCCGGGCCGCGCGTCCCTGCGCCTGGCCCGAGCCCTGCTCTCACTTCGAGGTGCCTGCGTCAGCCGGTCAGAGCTGGCCGCCGACGAAGACCGTGAGGTCGACGAGGCGGTTGGAGTAGCCCCACTCGTTGTCGTACCAGCCGATGACCTTCACGCTCTTGCCCTCCTGGACCATGGTCAGGGAGGAGTCGAAGGTGCAGGACGCCGGGGCGTTGACGATGTCGGAGGAGACGATCTCGTCCTCGGTGTACTCGAGGATGCCCTTCAGCTCGCCCTCGGCGGCCTTCTGGAAGGCGGCGTTGACCTCTTCCTTGGTGACCTCGCGGGACAGCTCGACGACGAGGTCGGTGACCGAGCCGGTCGGGACCGGGACGCGCATGGCCATGCCGTCCAGCTTGCCCTTGAGCTGCGGGAGGACCAGGGCGGTGGCCTTCGCGGCACCGGTGGTGGTCGGGATGATGTTCTCGGCGGCGGCACGGGCGCGGCGCAGGTCCTTGTGCGGGAAGTCCAGGATGCGCTGGTCGTTCGTGTACGCGTGCACCGTCGTCATCAGGCCCTTGACGATGCCGAAGTTCTCGTCGAGGACCTTGGCCATCGGCGCCACACAGTTGGTGGTGCAGGAGGCGTTGGAGATGACGTGGTGGTTCGCCGGGTCGTAGTTCTCGTGGTTGACGCCCAT
Above is a genomic segment from Streptomyces glaucescens containing:
- a CDS encoding RNA polymerase-binding protein RbpA — its product is MASGNAIRGSRVGAGPMGEAERGESAPRLRISFWCSNGHETQPSFASDAQVPDTWDCPRCGFPAGQDRDNPPDPPRTEPYKTHLAYVRERRSDADGEAILAEALAKLRGEI
- the secG gene encoding preprotein translocase subunit SecG, which gives rise to MGFSIALIVFSLLLMLLVLMHKGKGGGLSDMFGGGMQSSVGGSSVAERNLDRITVVVGLLWFACIVVLGLLVKVG
- the tpiA gene encoding triose-phosphate isomerase; translation: MSTRTPLMAGNWKMNLNHLEAIAHVQKLAFALADKDYEAVEVAVLPPFTDLRSVQTLVDGDKLKIKYGAQDISAHDSGAYTGEISGSMLAKLKCTYVAVGHSERRQYHAETDEIVNAKVKAAYKHGLTPILCVGEELEVREAGNHVAHTLAQVEGGLKDVPAEQAETIVIAYEPVWAIGTGKVCGAEDAQEVCAAIRGRIAELYSQEAADKVRIQYGGSVKAGNVAEIMAQADIDGALVGGASLDADEFVRIVRFRDQ
- a CDS encoding phosphoglycerate kinase, producing the protein MKTIDELLADGVAGKRVFVRADLNVPLDGTTITDDGRIRAVLPTVKALAEAGARVVVASHLGRPKGAPDPAFSLAPAAARLGELLGADVTFATDTVGESATSTVAGLADGQVAVIENLRFNAGETSKDDAERDAFAGQLAALADVYVGDGFGAVHRKHASVFDLPKKLPHYAGYLIATEVGVLKKLTEDVKRPYVVALGGAKVSDKLAVIDQLLGKADRLLIGGGMAYTFLKAKGHEVGISLLQEDQIPAVKEYLERAEKNGVELVLPVDVLVSPEFPDLKAKAPTHFTTVAADAIPADQEGLDIGPETRKLYASKLADAATVFWNGPMGVFEHPDYAEGTKAVAQALIDSPGFTVVGGGDSAAAVRTLGFDEKASSGGKFDHISTGGGASLEYLEGKTLPGLAALED
- the gap gene encoding type I glyceraldehyde-3-phosphate dehydrogenase produces the protein MTIRVGINGFGRIGRNYFRALLEQGADIEIVAVNDLGDTATTAHLLKYDTILGRLKQEVTHTADTITVDGHTIKVLSERNPADIPWGELGVDIVIESTGIFTKKEDAEKHIAGGAKKVIISAPAKNEDVTIVMGVNHENYDPANHHVISNASCTTNCVAPMAKVLDENFGIVKGLMTTVHAYTNDQRILDFPHKDLRRARAAAENIIPTTTGAAKATALVLPQLKGKLDGMAMRVPVPTGSVTDLVVELSREVTKEEVNAAFQKAAEGELKGILEYTEDEIVSSDIVNAPASCTFDSSLTMVQEGKSVKVIGWYDNEWGYSNRLVDLTVFVGGQL